The following coding sequences are from one Betaproteobacteria bacterium window:
- a CDS encoding ABC transporter ATP-binding protein/permease yields the protein MTPIGRQLWLRFRTIAAPYWKGREKWRARGLLALLVLLLLGQTGFAVLFNEQTGEFTSALAAKDPERFWLSMQKCLAILVVGVPTYAFYYFVRDKLGVYWRRWLTRDLLGSYFANRAYYDLNACNQIDNPDQRVAEDINTFTQKSLQFLLVLVGAVLQLIAFCGVLWSISHALVAFLIVYAIAGTGVTVLVFGKVLIGLNFHQLKREADFRFSLVRIRENAEAIAFYRGEAQESALVGRRFNEAFSNFNKLIRVQLNLNLFQYGYSFLTIILPSAIIAGRVISGELEVGRAIQAAGAFAAILSALTVLIDNFESFSKFAAGIDRLDSFARFLQGTRGDRPGSGDGISFVFGKHLAIENLTLQTPNRGRTLVKDLSLTVNPDQGLMIVGASGCGKSSLLRAIAGLWRCGSGRIVGPDGGEMLFLPQRPYMLQGSLRSQLLYPQQPRGVPDEALLHALARVNLPDIAANFGGLDAELDWAKVLSVGEQQRVAFARVLLAAPRYAMLDEATSALDIANEDSLYRELAATGTILVSVGHRPSILKYHPQVLELEGNGSWRLYSADDYRFNR from the coding sequence GTGACCCCCATCGGTCGCCAGTTGTGGTTGCGGTTCCGGACGATTGCGGCGCCTTACTGGAAGGGCAGGGAGAAATGGCGAGCCCGGGGGCTGCTCGCTCTTCTGGTCCTCCTGCTCTTGGGGCAGACCGGCTTCGCCGTGCTGTTCAACGAGCAGACCGGGGAATTCACGTCGGCACTGGCGGCAAAAGACCCGGAACGGTTCTGGCTGTCCATGCAGAAATGCCTCGCCATCCTCGTCGTGGGCGTGCCGACGTATGCCTTTTACTACTTCGTGCGCGACAAGCTCGGCGTGTATTGGCGGCGCTGGCTAACACGGGATCTGCTGGGCAGCTATTTCGCCAACCGCGCCTACTACGACCTGAATGCCTGTAACCAGATCGACAACCCGGATCAGCGGGTCGCCGAAGACATCAACACCTTTACCCAGAAATCCCTGCAGTTTCTCCTGGTACTTGTCGGGGCGGTGCTGCAGCTGATCGCATTCTGTGGCGTCCTATGGTCCATTTCCCACGCCCTGGTGGCCTTTCTCATCGTCTATGCGATTGCCGGCACGGGGGTGACGGTGCTGGTGTTCGGAAAGGTGCTGATCGGCCTCAATTTCCACCAGCTCAAACGGGAGGCCGATTTCCGCTTCAGCCTGGTGCGTATTCGAGAAAACGCCGAGGCCATCGCCTTCTATCGCGGCGAGGCGCAGGAGTCGGCTCTGGTTGGCCGCCGTTTCAACGAGGCGTTCAGCAATTTCAACAAGCTGATCCGGGTGCAGCTCAATTTGAACCTCTTTCAATATGGCTACAGCTTCCTGACCATCATCCTGCCCAGCGCCATCATTGCCGGGCGGGTGATCTCCGGGGAACTGGAGGTCGGGCGGGCGATCCAGGCCGCGGGGGCATTTGCGGCCATCCTGAGCGCCCTGACCGTACTTATCGACAACTTCGAGAGCTTCAGCAAATTTGCCGCCGGAATCGATCGGCTCGACAGCTTTGCCCGCTTCCTCCAGGGGACGCGGGGCGACCGGCCGGGGTCCGGCGATGGCATCAGCTTTGTGTTCGGCAAGCATCTGGCCATCGAAAATCTCACCCTGCAGACGCCGAACCGCGGCAGAACTCTGGTCAAAGACTTGTCGCTGACCGTCAATCCGGACCAGGGGCTGATGATCGTGGGGGCCAGCGGCTGCGGGAAGAGTTCGCTGCTGCGCGCCATCGCAGGCCTGTGGCGTTGCGGAAGCGGAAGGATCGTCGGGCCTGACGGCGGCGAAATGCTGTTTCTACCGCAGCGCCCCTACATGCTCCAGGGCAGTTTGCGCAGCCAGTTGCTGTATCCGCAGCAGCCTCGGGGTGTCCCGGACGAGGCCCTTCTGCACGCCCTGGCCAGGGTCAATCTGCCGGATATCGCCGCCAATTTTGGCGGCCTGGATGCCGAACTGGACTGGGCCAAGGTTTTGTCCGTGGGCGAGCAACAGCGGGTGGCCTTCGCTCGCGTGCTGCTCGCCGCACCCCGGTATGCCATGCTCGACGAAGCGACCAGCGCCCTCGACATCGCCAACGAAGACAGCCTCTATCGGGAACTGGCGGCCACCGGGACGATCCTGGTCAGCGTCGGCCACCGTCCCTCCATCCTGAAATACCACCCCCAAGTGCTGGAACTGGAAGGCAACGGATCGTGGCGGCTCTATTCGGCCGACGACTACCGGTTCAACCGCTAG
- a CDS encoding DUF1840 domain-containing protein, translating to MLIIFKSPACGDVTLFESNASQALGVLGKDAGARRGVVTVEQLPAATSALRAAIAADRLKHRCPPADDADDTEAPGGSVAFYQRAVPLLALLEHALKEGTPVTWGV from the coding sequence ATGCTGATCATCTTCAAGTCTCCCGCCTGCGGCGATGTCACCCTGTTCGAGAGCAACGCCAGCCAGGCCCTGGGGGTTCTTGGCAAGGACGCCGGCGCCCGCCGGGGCGTCGTTACCGTCGAGCAATTGCCCGCGGCGACCAGTGCCCTCAGGGCCGCCATTGCGGCCGACAGGCTCAAGCACCGGTGCCCCCCCGCCGACGACGCCGACGATACGGAAGCGCCGGGCGGCAGCGTCGCCTTTTACCAGCGAGCGGTGCCGCTTCTCGCACTGCTGGAACACGCCCTCAAGGAAGGCACGCCGGTCACCTGGGGGGTTTGA
- a CDS encoding PRC-barrel domain-containing protein — protein MSSEISSSSADTNTSAGHLVLSASTLAGDDVYNRQGIKLGSIKEIMLDVPNGTVSYAVLSCGGFLSLGEKLFAIPWRALQVDTEKKRFVFDADEARLKDAPGFDNDHWPNMADASWAKGIHSYYGTQWDMRP, from the coding sequence ATGAGTAGCGAAATCAGCAGTTCTTCCGCCGATACGAACACGTCCGCTGGCCACCTGGTATTGAGCGCCAGCACGCTCGCCGGCGACGACGTCTATAATCGGCAGGGCATAAAGCTCGGCAGCATCAAGGAAATCATGCTGGATGTCCCCAACGGCACGGTGAGTTATGCGGTCTTGTCCTGTGGCGGTTTTCTCAGCTTGGGCGAAAAATTGTTCGCCATCCCGTGGCGTGCCCTCCAGGTGGATACGGAAAAGAAGCGCTTCGTGTTCGATGCCGACGAGGCACGGCTCAAGGACGCCCCGGGATTCGACAACGACCATTGGCCGAACATGGCCGATGCGTCCTGGGCGAAGGGTATCCATTCCTACTACGGCACCCAGTGGGACATGCGTCCCTGA
- a CDS encoding chaperone modulator CbpM, with protein METPNRLPQVSAVILEEQGNLTLADLGHACAVQAEFIVDLVQEGVLAPAGEAPHRWRFNGAHLVRATVAFRLQRDLGVNLPGAALALQLLDEIEALQARLRALGADPGPSTGTASTPEQNAVRPGGRA; from the coding sequence ATGGAAACGCCGAATCGCCTACCGCAGGTCAGCGCCGTCATCCTGGAGGAGCAGGGCAACCTGACCCTGGCCGATCTTGGCCATGCCTGTGCGGTGCAGGCGGAGTTCATCGTCGATCTGGTCCAGGAAGGCGTGCTGGCGCCGGCAGGGGAGGCGCCCCATCGCTGGCGCTTCAATGGCGCCCATCTGGTGCGGGCCACCGTCGCCTTCCGGCTGCAGCGGGATCTCGGCGTCAATCTCCCCGGTGCCGCCCTGGCCCTGCAACTGCTGGACGAAATCGAGGCGCTGCAGGCGCGGCTCCGGGCGCTTGGCGCCGATCCCGGACCGAGTACTGGTACGGCGAGCACGCCCGAACAAAATGCTGTCCGACCCGGAGGAAGAGCATGA
- a CDS encoding BON domain-containing protein produces MNSRLAARFGFILAAALSLPLATHAADATGSTATEYVKDSVITTKIKAELAEEKLSSLVKINVDTDKKGAVTLSGSAASQAAIDRAVAIAHGVKGVTSVRNHIKVVVDK; encoded by the coding sequence ATGAATTCCCGACTTGCAGCCCGTTTTGGTTTCATCTTGGCTGCGGCACTGTCGCTGCCGCTTGCCACCCACGCCGCGGATGCCACCGGCTCGACCGCAACCGAGTACGTCAAGGACTCGGTCATCACCACCAAGATCAAGGCCGAGCTGGCTGAGGAAAAGCTGTCGAGCCTGGTCAAGATCAACGTCGATACCGACAAGAAGGGGGCCGTTACCCTGAGCGGCAGCGCCGCCAGTCAGGCCGCCATCGACAGGGCCGTCGCCATCGCCCACGGAGTTAAGGGCGTGACCTCGGTGCGTAACCATATCAAGGTCGTCGTCGACAAGTAG
- a CDS encoding DnaJ domain-containing protein, which yields MEFKDYYQIMGVARDATQDEIKRAYRQLARKYHPDVSKQADAEIRFKELGEAYAVLKDIEKRAAYDQLGSDWKAGQDFRPPPDWKTGFEFSGNGADGGNGADFSDFFETLYGQAGGRRERQAFHARGEDRHARVHIDLEDAYTGATRTITLHRPEADQERGSARAHQLNVTIPRGVRAGQHIRLAGQGAPGFGQGKPGDLYLEIVFNPHPLFRVEQRDVFLDLPVAPWEAVLGATVQAPTPSGLIELTIPAGSAPGSSLRLKGRGIPGATPGDLYAVLRVALPPGEDETAIAFYRQMADRFDAFKPRAGLGV from the coding sequence ATGGAATTCAAGGATTACTACCAGATCATGGGTGTGGCGCGGGATGCGACCCAGGACGAAATCAAGCGCGCCTACCGCCAACTGGCCCGCAAGTACCACCCTGACGTGAGCAAGCAGGCCGATGCCGAAATCCGTTTCAAGGAACTCGGCGAGGCCTATGCCGTGCTCAAGGATATCGAAAAGCGCGCCGCCTACGACCAGCTGGGCAGCGACTGGAAAGCGGGGCAGGATTTTCGTCCCCCGCCGGACTGGAAAACCGGATTCGAGTTTTCCGGCAATGGCGCGGACGGCGGCAACGGCGCCGACTTCAGCGACTTTTTCGAAACCCTGTACGGGCAAGCCGGCGGCCGCAGGGAGCGCCAGGCTTTCCACGCCCGGGGCGAAGACCGCCATGCCCGGGTACACATCGACCTGGAAGACGCTTACACCGGTGCCACCCGCACCATCACGCTGCACAGGCCGGAAGCAGACCAGGAACGCGGCTCGGCTCGCGCCCACCAGCTCAACGTGACCATTCCCCGGGGCGTCCGCGCCGGGCAGCACATCCGTCTGGCCGGGCAGGGAGCGCCGGGCTTCGGCCAGGGCAAGCCCGGCGACCTGTACCTGGAAATCGTGTTCAACCCGCATCCGCTGTTTCGGGTCGAACAGCGGGATGTCTTCCTCGACTTGCCCGTGGCCCCCTGGGAAGCCGTTCTGGGTGCCACCGTGCAGGCGCCGACCCCGAGCGGCCTGATCGAACTGACGATTCCGGCCGGCTCTGCGCCAGGAAGCAGCTTGCGCCTGAAGGGCCGCGGCATTCCGGGCGCCACCCCCGGTGACCTCTATGCCGTCCTGCGCGTCGCCTTGCCGCCCGGTGAAGACGAAACCGCCATCGCCTTCTATCGCCAGATGGCCGATCGCTTCGACGCCTTCAAGCCTCGCGCCGGACTGGGAGTCTGA
- a CDS encoding NAD(P)H-dependent oxidoreductase, producing MHKVKILGIAGSLRKTSFNRSALLAAQRLLPDDAELTIIGLEGIPIFNQDDEAAPPPAVFEFKRRILAADAILFATPEYNYSLPGALKNAIDWGSRPYGESVWAGKPAAMLGASVGALGTARAQYHLRQILVALNMPAVIQPEVMIGNAAQRFDELGTLTDEPTRQFIQKLLAALVQLARLSMTNHG from the coding sequence GTGCACAAAGTGAAAATCCTGGGGATTGCAGGCAGCCTGCGCAAGACGTCGTTCAACCGTTCCGCACTCTTGGCCGCGCAGCGACTGCTGCCCGACGACGCCGAACTGACGATCATTGGCCTCGAAGGCATCCCGATCTTCAACCAGGACGACGAAGCGGCGCCACCGCCGGCAGTGTTCGAATTCAAGCGCCGCATACTGGCGGCGGACGCCATACTTTTTGCCACGCCGGAATACAACTACTCGCTGCCCGGCGCCCTCAAGAACGCCATTGATTGGGGCTCCCGGCCCTACGGCGAGAGCGTCTGGGCGGGCAAGCCGGCCGCGATGCTGGGCGCCTCGGTGGGAGCGCTGGGTACCGCCAGGGCCCAATACCACCTGCGGCAGATTCTCGTTGCCCTGAACATGCCGGCAGTCATTCAGCCAGAGGTAATGATCGGCAACGCCGCCCAGCGCTTCGACGAACTCGGAACCCTGACCGACGAGCCCACCCGCCAGTTCATCCAGAAACTCCTGGCTGCGCTGGTGCAGCTGGCCAGGTTGAGTATGACGAACCATGGCTAG
- a CDS encoding sodium:proline symporter produces MALIAGIAAGVLATGAQVVLWWLAGMPLAATLLRDARLTAALLLGPSVLTPPSTLRWDILLVATLIHFALSVLYALLPAAVGGRLRQGEALVAGAAYGALIYAVNLYGLTYFFPWFAVARDWVTLAAHLVFGVALVGACRLYAGRR; encoded by the coding sequence ATGGCGCTGATTGCCGGCATCGCCGCCGGGGTACTGGCCACCGGCGCCCAGGTCGTCCTCTGGTGGCTCGCCGGAATGCCGCTGGCCGCCACGCTCTTGCGCGACGCCCGCCTGACTGCAGCCCTGCTCCTGGGGCCCTCGGTCCTTACGCCACCCTCGACCCTGAGGTGGGACATCCTGCTGGTGGCGACGCTGATCCATTTTGCCCTGTCGGTTCTCTACGCCCTGCTTCCAGCCGCCGTGGGCGGGCGTCTGCGCCAAGGGGAGGCCCTCGTTGCCGGCGCCGCTTACGGTGCGCTCATCTACGCCGTGAACCTATACGGGCTGACCTATTTCTTTCCCTGGTTCGCCGTGGCCCGGGACTGGGTGACCCTGGCAGCCCACCTCGTGTTCGGCGTCGCCCTCGTCGGCGCCTGCCGCCTGTATGCGGGCAGGCGGTGA
- the mgtA gene encoding magnesium-translocating P-type ATPase, with the protein MRPSEAPAPPWWVETLPPEAGSLSAAEAGARLAQFGPNQFRDHRDQPLWLQFLARFKNPLVILLLFASALSAIAGEFTNFLIISVMVLFSVTLDFVQERRAGKAAASLRQSVAVRTRALRDGKSVEVPVAEVVPGDWVMLSAGDMIPADGRVLEANDFFVQQALLTGEAYPVEKRPGQLAATATDMQEAANAVFMGTTVISGSATVQVVRTGAETALGAIADTLIRQAPPTAFELGTHRFGMLIMRLTIVLVLFVLLVNALMHKPWLESFLFAVALAVGLTPELLPMVVSVTLARGALVMARKRVIVKRLASIQNLGSMDVLCTDKTGTLTEAKIRLEQHVDSLGQASPRVLELAYLNSFFETGLKSPLDEAILGHEHIDVGAWKKIDEVPFDFERRRVSVLLDKGNGRLLVVKGASEEIVGLCTHYEVLGSDAQTVLDKDSRAHIHGVHVALEKEGFRVLGIAWREVPPDHPHAVIGDEAELVFAGFAAFLDPPKESAGTALAALRDSGVAVKIVTGDSELVTQHVCAQLAIPVTGLLTGKDIEVMDDSALQARVEAVNLFCRVNPAQKNRVILALKARGHVVGYLGDGINDAPSLHSADVGLSVDSAVDVAKEAADMILLDQDLHVLHDGVLEGRRTFGNIMKYIMMGTSSNFGNMFSMAGAALFLPFLPMLPTQILLNNILYDVSEVPIPLDAVDPEELRQPRTLDMAFIRDFMLVIGPISSVFDFLTFYVLIAVLQAGEQLFQTGWFVESLCTQVLVIFIIRTRGNPLKSRPHPALMATSLTIALTGAVLPYTPVGSYFGFVPPPAGFYLILAAMVVVYLGAVEMAKQAFYRWHRKSPPMGGPR; encoded by the coding sequence ATGAGGCCCTCTGAAGCGCCAGCCCCGCCCTGGTGGGTCGAGACCTTGCCTCCGGAGGCAGGGAGCCTGTCGGCCGCCGAGGCCGGTGCACGGCTCGCGCAATTCGGCCCCAACCAATTTCGCGATCATCGGGACCAACCGCTGTGGCTCCAGTTCCTGGCCCGCTTCAAAAATCCCCTGGTGATCCTCCTTCTGTTCGCCAGCGCCCTCTCGGCCATCGCCGGCGAATTCACCAATTTCCTCATCATTTCGGTGATGGTGCTCTTCAGCGTCACCCTGGACTTCGTCCAGGAGCGCCGCGCCGGCAAGGCGGCAGCCAGTCTCCGCCAATCCGTCGCGGTGCGGACGCGGGCGCTCCGCGACGGCAAATCTGTGGAAGTACCGGTGGCCGAGGTGGTGCCAGGCGATTGGGTGATGCTCTCCGCGGGGGACATGATTCCCGCCGATGGCCGGGTGCTGGAGGCCAACGATTTCTTCGTCCAGCAGGCACTGCTGACGGGCGAGGCCTATCCAGTGGAGAAGCGGCCGGGCCAACTTGCGGCGACCGCCACCGACATGCAGGAAGCCGCCAATGCGGTATTCATGGGTACCACGGTGATCAGTGGCAGCGCTACGGTTCAGGTGGTCAGGACCGGCGCTGAAACAGCCCTCGGGGCCATCGCCGATACCCTGATCCGGCAGGCGCCACCGACTGCCTTCGAGTTGGGCACCCATCGTTTCGGCATGCTGATCATGCGCCTCACCATCGTTCTGGTGCTCTTCGTGCTGCTCGTCAACGCGCTGATGCACAAGCCCTGGCTGGAGTCCTTCCTGTTCGCCGTGGCTCTCGCCGTGGGACTGACGCCGGAGCTCCTGCCCATGGTGGTGTCCGTCACCCTCGCCCGGGGCGCCTTGGTCATGGCCCGCAAGCGGGTCATCGTGAAACGGCTCGCGTCGATCCAGAATCTGGGCTCGATGGATGTGCTGTGCACCGACAAGACGGGCACCCTCACCGAGGCCAAGATCCGGCTGGAACAACATGTGGACTCCCTGGGGCAGGCGAGCCCGCGGGTACTGGAACTGGCCTATCTCAACAGCTTTTTCGAAACCGGCCTGAAAAGTCCTCTCGACGAGGCGATCCTCGGTCACGAACACATCGACGTGGGGGCCTGGAAGAAAATCGACGAGGTGCCTTTCGATTTCGAGCGGCGCCGGGTATCGGTGCTGCTGGACAAAGGGAACGGCCGTCTTTTGGTGGTCAAGGGCGCTTCCGAGGAAATCGTCGGCCTGTGCACCCACTACGAGGTGCTGGGCAGCGACGCCCAGACGGTCCTCGACAAGGATTCCCGGGCGCACATCCACGGCGTTCATGTGGCGCTCGAAAAAGAGGGGTTTCGCGTCCTGGGTATTGCCTGGCGAGAGGTGCCGCCGGACCATCCCCATGCCGTGATCGGCGACGAGGCCGAACTGGTGTTCGCCGGGTTTGCGGCCTTTCTCGATCCGCCCAAGGAAAGTGCCGGTACCGCCCTTGCCGCCCTCAGGGACAGTGGTGTCGCCGTCAAGATCGTCACCGGCGATAGCGAACTGGTCACGCAGCACGTCTGCGCCCAGTTGGCCATTCCTGTGACCGGATTGCTGACCGGAAAGGACATCGAAGTCATGGACGATTCCGCCCTGCAGGCCCGGGTGGAGGCGGTCAACCTGTTCTGCCGCGTCAATCCGGCCCAGAAGAACCGGGTCATCCTCGCCCTCAAGGCGCGTGGCCATGTGGTCGGCTACCTCGGCGACGGGATCAACGATGCGCCTTCCCTGCATTCCGCCGACGTCGGCTTATCGGTGGATTCCGCCGTCGACGTGGCGAAGGAGGCCGCCGACATGATCCTGCTGGACCAGGATCTCCATGTCCTGCACGACGGCGTCCTCGAAGGGCGTCGTACGTTCGGCAACATCATGAAGTACATCATGATGGGGACCAGTTCCAACTTCGGCAACATGTTCAGCATGGCCGGGGCGGCATTGTTTCTGCCCTTCCTGCCCATGCTGCCGACCCAGATTCTGCTCAACAACATCCTCTACGACGTTTCCGAGGTGCCGATCCCCCTCGATGCGGTGGACCCGGAGGAACTGCGTCAGCCGCGAACCCTCGACATGGCCTTCATCCGCGATTTCATGCTGGTCATCGGCCCGATCAGCTCGGTCTTCGATTTCCTTACCTTCTACGTCCTGATCGCCGTCCTGCAGGCAGGCGAACAACTGTTCCAGACCGGCTGGTTCGTCGAATCGCTGTGTACTCAGGTTCTGGTGATCTTCATCATCCGCACCCGGGGCAATCCCCTCAAGAGCCGTCCGCATCCCGCCCTGATGGCGACTTCCCTCACCATCGCACTGACCGGTGCGGTGCTGCCGTATACGCCGGTCGGTTCCTACTTCGGCTTCGTTCCTCCGCCGGCGGGTTTCTATCTGATACTCGCGGCCATGGTGGTGGTCTATCTCGGGGCCGTCGAGATGGCCAAGCAGGCGTTCTATCGGTGGCACCGGAAATCCCCGCCCATGGGCGGGCCGCGGTAG
- a CDS encoding CsbD family protein, translated as MNKDQVKGHLKEAEGKVKEVAGKVVGNKALEQKGKIENAQGKIQSACGDLKADLKKPC; from the coding sequence ATGAACAAGGACCAAGTCAAAGGACACCTCAAGGAAGCAGAGGGCAAAGTGAAGGAGGTCGCCGGCAAAGTCGTCGGCAACAAGGCGCTCGAACAAAAGGGAAAGATCGAGAACGCCCAGGGAAAGATTCAATCGGCCTGCGGTGACTTGAAGGCAGACCTCAAGAAACCTTGCTGA
- a CDS encoding cytochrome b, protein MTWRNTKEHYGPPAILLHWIMLLLLVAVYACIELHEALPKGSDTREALKTWHFMLGLTVFVLAFIRLAVHPAGPEPLIVPAPPSWQKALATTAHVLLYVLMIAMPLLGWLLLSASGKPVPFWGMQLPALVAESKSVAAWVEEVHEAGGTAGYFLVALHAAAALYHHYFVRDNTLLRMLPERK, encoded by the coding sequence ATGACATGGCGCAATACGAAGGAACACTACGGACCTCCCGCGATCCTGCTGCACTGGATCATGCTGCTCCTGCTGGTCGCGGTCTACGCCTGCATCGAACTCCATGAGGCGCTTCCGAAGGGGAGCGATACCCGCGAGGCGCTGAAGACCTGGCATTTCATGCTGGGCCTGACGGTCTTCGTGCTCGCGTTCATCCGGCTGGCGGTCCATCCGGCTGGCCCGGAGCCCCTGATCGTGCCGGCGCCGCCGTCGTGGCAGAAGGCCTTGGCGACCACCGCCCACGTTCTGCTCTATGTCCTGATGATCGCCATGCCCCTTTTGGGATGGCTGCTCCTGAGCGCCTCGGGAAAGCCGGTACCGTTCTGGGGCATGCAACTCCCGGCATTGGTCGCCGAAAGCAAGAGTGTCGCGGCCTGGGTCGAGGAAGTTCATGAAGCGGGGGGCACCGCAGGCTACTTCCTCGTCGCCTTGCACGCCGCTGCCGCCCTCTATCACCACTACTTCGTCAGGGACAACACGCTGCTGCGCATGCTGCCGGAGCGCAAATGA
- a CDS encoding lmo0937 family membrane protein has protein sequence MLYTIAVVMLVLWLFGLVTSYTLGGFIHVLLVVALVMVVVNLLTGRRAL, from the coding sequence ATGCTTTATACGATCGCTGTCGTCATGCTCGTCCTGTGGCTTTTCGGGCTCGTCACCTCCTACACCCTGGGGGGGTTCATCCACGTCCTGCTGGTGGTCGCCCTCGTGATGGTCGTGGTCAACCTCCTCACCGGGCGACGGGCGCTCTGA